A genomic window from Deltaproteobacteria bacterium CG2_30_66_27 includes:
- a CDS encoding SUF system Fe-S cluster assembly regulator — MVLYRGGDEKMLRVSKLADYGTLAISYLALEPGEGRTAREIAAAIRVAAPTVSKILKILARNGLLVSLRGAGGGYRLALRPDRISVARVVEAVEGPFAFTECSGTPCHCIQEANCPVGSNWKRINRDVRKVLESVTLADMVRPARSRPDPTVLSRTRSTTKENRATRAGRVSAPANRGGDE; from the coding sequence ATGGTCCTGTATCGGGGAGGGGATGAGAAGATGCTTCGCGTGAGCAAGCTGGCGGATTACGGCACCTTGGCGATCAGTTACCTGGCGCTGGAACCCGGGGAAGGGCGTACCGCGAGGGAAATCGCCGCTGCGATCCGCGTGGCGGCGCCCACGGTGAGCAAGATTCTCAAAATATTGGCGCGGAATGGGCTGCTGGTTTCTCTCCGCGGCGCCGGGGGCGGCTACCGTCTGGCCCTCCGTCCCGACCGGATATCGGTGGCCCGGGTGGTCGAGGCCGTAGAAGGACCGTTCGCATTCACCGAATGCAGCGGAACGCCGTGCCACTGCATACAGGAGGCGAATTGCCCCGTCGGGAGCAATTGGAAACGGATCAACCGGGACGTGAGGAAAGTGCTTGAGAGCGTTACCCTTGCGGACATGGTCCGGCCCGCGCGGTCCCGGCCGGACCCGACCGTCCTGTCCCGAACCCGTTCCACGACGAAGGAGAATCGGGCGACGAGAGCCGGGCGGGTTTCGGCGCCGGCGAACCGAGGCGGCGATGAGTGA
- a CDS encoding multidrug ABC transporter ATP-binding protein has translation MNPTAEEFSVVVRNLERRFGAFTAVNRVSFEVRKGEIFGFLGPNGAGKSTTIRMLCGLLAPTSGEGAVAGFDLNTEAEKIKQNIGYMSQRFSLYEDLTVEENINFYSGIYRIPAERKGERKEWVLRMADLSDHRNTKTAFLSGGWKQRLALGCAVLHEPPILFLDEPTSGVDPISRRNFWELIYELAGKGVTVFVTTHYMDEAEYCDRLGLIYRGELVALGTPEELKTRLMKEEVLEIQAERPQEAIGLLENLPGVKGAALFGKGIHAIVDRAEEFVPVLRAALETGGFAVGRVEKIVPTLEDVFVSLVEERDRQEKPVSEVRR, from the coding sequence ATGAACCCGACTGCGGAAGAATTTTCGGTAGTGGTGCGCAACCTCGAACGACGGTTCGGGGCCTTCACCGCCGTGAACCGGGTGAGCTTCGAGGTCCGCAAGGGGGAGATCTTCGGCTTCCTGGGCCCCAACGGTGCGGGCAAGTCGACCACCATCCGGATGCTGTGCGGGCTCCTGGCCCCCACCTCGGGGGAGGGCGCCGTGGCCGGTTTCGACCTGAATACCGAGGCGGAAAAGATCAAGCAGAACATCGGCTACATGTCCCAGCGCTTCTCCCTCTACGAGGACCTGACCGTCGAGGAGAACATCAATTTCTACAGCGGGATCTACCGGATCCCGGCGGAGAGGAAGGGGGAGAGGAAGGAATGGGTTCTCCGGATGGCGGACCTTTCCGACCATCGGAACACGAAAACCGCCTTTCTTTCCGGAGGCTGGAAACAGCGGCTGGCGCTTGGGTGCGCGGTCCTTCACGAGCCTCCGATCCTGTTCCTCGACGAGCCGACCTCCGGAGTGGATCCGATCAGCCGCCGCAACTTCTGGGAACTGATCTACGAGCTCGCCGGGAAGGGAGTCACCGTGTTCGTGACGACCCATTACATGGACGAGGCGGAGTATTGCGACCGGTTGGGGCTCATCTACCGCGGAGAGCTCGTGGCGCTGGGGACCCCGGAGGAGCTGAAAACCCGCCTGATGAAGGAAGAGGTGCTGGAGATCCAGGCGGAGCGTCCGCAGGAGGCGATCGGCCTCCTGGAGAATCTTCCGGGCGTGAAAGGGGCGGCTCTTTTCGGGAAAGGGATCCATGCAATCGTGGATCGGGCGGAAGAATTCGTCCCTGTCCTGCGTGCCGCACTAGAAACGGGGGGCTTCGCCGTCGGCAGGGTCGAGAAAATCGTCCCGACTCTGGAAGACGTCTTCGTCTCCCTGGTGGAGGAGAGGGACCGTCAGGAAAAGCCGGTTTCGGAGGTGCGGCGATGA
- a CDS encoding ABC transporter permease, with the protein MWERLRNMLIKEFLQVLRDPKMRGIIFVMPLIQVMVFGYAVTTDVRDVPTAVLDFDQSVASRELLSRFSASGYFRFVAHTRDVSMANHLLDKGSVGAILRIDQGFGEDLRTGRTAKLQVIVDGTDSNTAGIVLDYTGRIAGKFSEKVLLARFSRLRGAGPLPGTVELVSRAWFNENLESRNFYVPGVIAIIVMLITLMLTSMAIVREKEIGTIEQLLVSPITPTEFILGKTLPFALIGYADVLLVAVVGVFWFEVPIRGSLLLLLTATTFYLMTTLGIGLFISTVSRTQQQAMMSVFFFYFPAVLLSGFMFPIANMPPLVQYLTYANPLRYFLVILRGIFLKGAGPATLWPQMAALLIMGLVTLFFTTRRFRKTMA; encoded by the coding sequence ATGTGGGAGCGTTTGCGCAACATGCTGATCAAGGAGTTCCTCCAGGTCCTGCGCGACCCGAAGATGCGGGGGATCATCTTCGTGATGCCTCTCATCCAGGTCATGGTCTTCGGGTACGCGGTGACCACCGACGTCCGCGATGTCCCCACCGCCGTCCTGGATTTCGATCAAAGCGTGGCTTCCCGGGAACTGCTTTCCCGCTTTTCCGCCTCGGGGTATTTCCGCTTCGTCGCGCACACCCGGGATGTCTCCATGGCCAATCATCTCCTCGACAAGGGATCGGTGGGGGCGATCCTGCGCATCGACCAGGGCTTCGGGGAGGACTTGCGGACGGGCCGGACGGCGAAGCTCCAGGTGATCGTCGACGGGACGGACTCCAACACGGCCGGGATCGTGCTCGACTATACGGGGCGGATCGCCGGGAAGTTTTCCGAGAAGGTGCTCCTGGCCCGGTTCTCTCGCCTCCGCGGCGCGGGGCCTCTCCCCGGGACAGTGGAACTTGTCTCACGAGCATGGTTCAACGAGAACCTGGAGAGCCGCAACTTCTACGTCCCCGGGGTGATCGCGATCATCGTGATGCTCATCACCCTGATGCTGACCAGCATGGCGATCGTGCGGGAGAAGGAGATCGGCACGATCGAGCAGCTCCTCGTCTCTCCGATCACCCCGACCGAGTTCATCCTTGGCAAGACGCTCCCCTTCGCCCTCATCGGGTACGCCGACGTGCTGCTCGTCGCCGTCGTCGGTGTGTTCTGGTTCGAGGTGCCGATCCGGGGGAGCCTGCTCCTGCTCCTCACGGCCACCACGTTCTACCTGATGACCACGCTCGGGATCGGGCTCTTCATCTCCACGGTCAGCCGCACGCAGCAGCAGGCGATGATGAGCGTATTCTTCTTTTACTTCCCCGCCGTACTCCTCTCCGGATTCATGTTCCCCATCGCGAACATGCCGCCCTTGGTGCAATACCTGACCTACGCCAACCCGTTGCGGTATTTCCTGGTCATCCTGCGGGGGATCTTCCTGAAAGGGGCGGGGCCGGCCACGCTGTGGCCCCAGATGGCGGCGCTTTTGATCATGGGCCTGGTCACCCTCTTTTTCACGACGCGACGCTTCCGCAAGACCATGGCATAG
- a CDS encoding DUF4442 domain-containing protein, which translates to MVRSFSDRLKSGEIKPPAAELIGFRMLSFADGESRFEMDAGPMHHNPMGTVHGGILCTLADSAMGMAFASTLGEGETFTTLEIKVNYLRPVFEAKLLANAKVVHRGRTVGLVECDVTTQNGKLVARAVSTCSVLRGDKAEGR; encoded by the coding sequence ATGGTCCGTTCGTTTTCCGATCGGCTGAAGAGCGGGGAGATCAAGCCGCCGGCGGCGGAGCTGATCGGATTCCGGATGTTGTCGTTCGCGGACGGGGAGTCGCGCTTCGAGATGGACGCGGGGCCTATGCATCACAACCCGATGGGGACGGTCCACGGAGGGATCCTGTGCACGCTGGCGGACTCGGCGATGGGGATGGCGTTCGCCTCCACCCTCGGGGAGGGGGAGACGTTCACCACCCTCGAGATCAAGGTCAACTACCTCCGGCCCGTTTTCGAGGCGAAGCTGTTGGCCAACGCGAAGGTCGTCCACCGCGGCCGTACGGTGGGGCTGGTGGAGTGCGACGTCACCACGCAAAACGGGAAGCTCGTCGCCCGGGCCGTCTCCACCTGCTCGGTCCTCCGGGGAGATAAAGCGGAGGGGCGATAA
- a CDS encoding hemolysin secretion protein D has product MKRKKTVVATGIVVLAIGAGIAAWFHFREGKEVGVIRVSGNIEVTDVEVSFKIPGRLVERSVDEGMSVAAGQQVARLDSADLEREVSMKEAELEAAKAVLREFVAGSRPQEIARARAAVAAAVAEAERLSGDFERAKALHARDVISRQEFERAGAAYEVADERRKEAKASLHLVEEGPRRERIEQARARARQAKEAVELARTRLSYSAIASPLAGVVLSRNAEPGDYMAPGVPVVTVGSLKDPWLRAYIEETDLGRVKVGQVVEVTADTYPGKRYAGRVSFIASQAEFTPKSVQTRKERVKLVYRIKVDVANPDMELKPGMPADAVLRTEERSEARVGRDTN; this is encoded by the coding sequence ATGAAGAGGAAAAAGACGGTCGTGGCGACGGGGATCGTCGTGTTGGCGATCGGAGCGGGAATCGCGGCCTGGTTCCACTTTCGGGAAGGCAAGGAGGTCGGAGTCATCCGGGTTTCCGGCAACATCGAGGTGACCGACGTGGAAGTGAGCTTCAAGATCCCGGGCCGGCTGGTGGAGCGGTCGGTGGACGAAGGGATGTCCGTTGCCGCCGGGCAGCAAGTCGCCCGGCTGGACAGCGCGGACCTGGAAAGGGAAGTCAGCATGAAAGAGGCCGAGCTCGAGGCGGCGAAGGCTGTTTTGCGGGAGTTCGTCGCCGGGTCGCGCCCCCAGGAGATCGCGAGGGCGAGGGCGGCGGTTGCCGCGGCGGTGGCCGAGGCGGAGCGTCTTTCCGGAGATTTTGAACGCGCCAAGGCGCTTCATGCGAGAGACGTGATCTCCCGGCAGGAGTTCGAGAGGGCCGGGGCGGCCTACGAAGTGGCCGATGAGAGGCGGAAAGAAGCGAAGGCAAGCCTCCACCTCGTGGAGGAAGGACCCCGGCGCGAACGGATCGAGCAGGCCCGCGCGCGGGCCCGGCAGGCCAAGGAAGCCGTGGAGCTTGCCCGCACGCGCCTTTCCTACTCGGCGATCGCCTCCCCCCTTGCCGGGGTGGTCCTATCCAGGAACGCGGAGCCGGGGGATTACATGGCGCCGGGGGTGCCCGTCGTGACGGTGGGGTCGCTCAAGGATCCGTGGCTCCGGGCGTACATCGAGGAGACCGACCTGGGGCGGGTCAAGGTGGGCCAGGTCGTCGAGGTGACCGCCGACACCTACCCGGGGAAGAGATACGCCGGGCGGGTTTCCTTCATCGCCTCGCAGGCCGAATTCACGCCGAAGAGCGTCCAGACGCGGAAAGAGCGCGTCAAGCTGGTCTACCGCATCAAGGTCGACGTCGCCAACCCGGACATGGAACTGAAACCGGGGATGCCGGCGGACGCGGTCCTCCGGACGGAGGAAAGAAGCGAGGCGCGTGTTGGACGCGATACGAACTGA
- a CDS encoding multidrug ABC transporter ATP-binding protein produces MDAIRTEGLGKVFGPTVAVDRLTLSVDEGEMFGLVGPDGAGKTTVMRLLTGILDPSEGEGWVMGHSIRTETGKIHGEIGYMSQRFGLYPDLSVMENIDFYADLYGIPRRGRREKIDELLAFSNLAPFQRRLAGNLSGGMKQKLGLACALVHTPKVLFLDEPTNGVDPVSRRDFWRILYRLLREKVTIFVSTAYLDEAERFQRLALLHQGKLLALGTPEEVKTLYPGVILEVRCSDPRRASAVLREELPRATVGLFGDRVHVGSRDPERTRKGIEKALRNAGIPVSRVQPVEPILEDVFVAVLSSGGEARA; encoded by the coding sequence TTGGACGCGATACGAACTGAAGGACTGGGCAAGGTTTTCGGCCCCACGGTGGCGGTGGACCGGCTCACCCTTTCGGTGGACGAAGGGGAGATGTTCGGGCTGGTAGGGCCCGACGGCGCGGGGAAGACCACCGTGATGCGCCTCCTGACCGGGATATTGGACCCATCGGAAGGGGAGGGCTGGGTGATGGGTCATTCGATCCGGACGGAGACGGGGAAGATCCACGGGGAGATCGGGTACATGAGCCAGCGGTTCGGGCTGTACCCTGATCTGTCCGTCATGGAAAACATCGACTTCTATGCCGACCTCTACGGCATTCCCCGGAGGGGCCGCCGGGAGAAGATCGATGAGCTGCTGGCGTTTTCCAACCTCGCCCCGTTCCAGCGTCGCCTGGCGGGAAACCTCTCCGGGGGGATGAAGCAGAAACTGGGGCTCGCCTGCGCGCTCGTCCACACCCCGAAGGTACTCTTCCTCGACGAGCCGACAAACGGCGTCGACCCCGTCTCGCGGCGTGATTTCTGGCGGATCCTGTACCGACTTCTGCGGGAGAAGGTCACCATTTTCGTCTCCACCGCCTATCTCGACGAGGCGGAGCGGTTCCAGCGGCTCGCCCTCCTGCACCAGGGGAAATTGCTTGCCCTCGGGACGCCGGAGGAGGTGAAGACGCTCTACCCGGGGGTGATCCTGGAAGTGCGATGCAGCGATCCCCGTCGGGCGTCCGCGGTCCTTCGGGAAGAGCTCCCACGCGCAACCGTCGGACTCTTCGGCGACCGCGTTCACGTGGGCAGCCGGGACCCTGAGCGGACCCGGAAAGGAATCGAGAAGGCCCTCCGGAATGCGGGGATCCCGGTTTCCCGGGTTCAACCCGTCGAACCGATCCTTGAAGACGTCTTCGTCGCCGTGCTTTCTTCCGGCGGGGAGGCGAGGGCATGA
- a CDS encoding Fe-S cluster assembly ATPase SufC, translating into MLNIRNLHASIDDQPILHGVDLSVGAGEVHAIMGPNGSGKSTLANILAGRDHYRVTQGEIRFEARNLLGVSPEERAREGIFLAFQYPVEIPGVMNIHFLKAALNAIRRHKGMPELDVMDFRALLLDRMKMMEMDERLLYRGVNEGFSGGEKKRNEILQMAVLEPKLAILDETDSGLDIDALKTVAEGVNRMRNPDRAILVVTHYQRLLDHIVPDFVHVLSEGRIALSGGRELALELEQRGYGWIGAESTAGAEAAKP; encoded by the coding sequence ATGCTGAACATCAGGAACCTGCACGCAAGTATCGACGATCAACCGATCCTGCATGGAGTCGACCTTTCCGTCGGCGCCGGCGAGGTGCACGCCATCATGGGTCCGAACGGCTCGGGGAAGAGCACGCTCGCCAATATTCTTGCGGGACGGGATCACTACCGCGTAACCCAGGGAGAAATCCGCTTCGAGGCCCGGAATCTTCTGGGCGTTTCCCCCGAGGAAAGGGCGCGGGAAGGGATTTTCCTCGCCTTCCAGTACCCGGTGGAAATCCCCGGGGTGATGAACATCCATTTTCTCAAGGCGGCGCTGAACGCCATCCGCAGGCACAAGGGGATGCCGGAACTGGACGTCATGGATTTTCGCGCCCTGCTCCTGGACAGGATGAAGATGATGGAGATGGACGAACGCCTGCTCTACCGGGGGGTCAACGAAGGCTTTTCGGGCGGCGAGAAGAAGCGCAACGAAATCCTCCAGATGGCCGTGCTGGAGCCGAAGCTCGCCATCCTCGACGAGACCGACTCCGGATTGGACATCGACGCCCTGAAAACCGTGGCGGAGGGCGTGAACCGGATGCGGAATCCGGATCGTGCGATTCTGGTCGTGACCCATTACCAGCGGTTGCTGGACCATATCGTGCCCGATTTCGTCCACGTTCTCTCGGAAGGGCGGATCGCCCTGTCGGGTGGGCGTGAACTCGCGCTGGAACTGGAACAGCGGGGTTACGGGTGGATCGGAGCGGAATCGACCGCCGGTGCTGAGGCTGCAAAGCCATGA
- a CDS encoding Fe-S cluster assembly protein SufB has protein sequence MSDSTRDVKERLNREYRWGFVTAMEEDSVPKGLDEGIIRTISARKNEPEFLLEQRLKAYRHWLTMTEPKWSSVHYPPIDYQDIVYYSAPRTNKARPASLDEVDPVLLKTYEKLGIPLREQEVLAGVAVDAIFDSVSVATTHQKELAESGIIFCSFSEAVQKHPGLVKKYLGSVVPHTDNFFASLNSAVFSDGSFVYVPPGVRCPMELSTYFRINAADTGQFERTLIVADKGAYVSYLEGCTAPRRDENQLHAAVVELIALENAEIKYSTVQNWYPGDKEGKGGIYNFVTKRGLCAGRNSRISWTQVETGSAITWKYPSVILKGDHSVGQFHSVALTNNFQQADTGTKMIHIGKNTRSTILSKAISAGHGQNAYRGLVKVLGPAENARNHTRCDSLLMGDRCGAHTFPYIEVKNQSAKVEHEASTSKIDEDQLFYCRQRGIAEEEAVSMIVSGFCREVFKELPMEFAVEARKLMEVSLEGSVG, from the coding sequence ATGAGTGATTCGACAAGAGACGTCAAAGAGCGGTTGAATCGGGAATACCGGTGGGGATTCGTCACCGCGATGGAGGAGGACTCCGTCCCCAAGGGCCTCGACGAAGGCATCATCCGCACGATCTCGGCCAGGAAGAACGAGCCGGAATTCCTGCTCGAGCAGCGCCTGAAAGCCTACCGTCATTGGCTGACGATGACGGAGCCGAAATGGTCCAGCGTGCATTACCCCCCCATCGACTACCAGGACATCGTCTACTATTCGGCGCCCAGGACGAACAAGGCGAGGCCCGCGAGCCTGGACGAAGTGGACCCGGTCCTGCTCAAGACCTACGAGAAGCTGGGCATTCCGCTCAGGGAGCAGGAAGTGCTGGCAGGGGTGGCGGTGGACGCCATCTTCGACAGCGTGTCGGTCGCGACGACGCATCAAAAGGAGCTGGCCGAAAGCGGGATCATCTTCTGCTCCTTTTCGGAAGCGGTGCAGAAACATCCCGGGCTGGTGAAGAAGTACCTCGGGTCGGTCGTACCCCACACCGACAATTTCTTCGCGTCGCTGAACTCCGCCGTATTCAGCGATGGGTCGTTCGTCTATGTTCCTCCCGGAGTGCGCTGCCCCATGGAGCTTTCCACCTATTTCCGCATCAATGCGGCGGACACCGGCCAGTTCGAGCGTACCCTGATCGTCGCCGACAAAGGAGCTTACGTGAGTTACCTCGAAGGTTGCACGGCGCCGAGGCGGGACGAGAACCAGCTCCATGCCGCGGTGGTGGAACTGATCGCGCTGGAGAATGCGGAGATCAAATACTCCACGGTGCAGAACTGGTATCCCGGGGACAAGGAAGGGAAAGGGGGCATTTACAACTTCGTCACCAAGCGGGGGCTTTGCGCGGGCCGGAACTCCCGGATCTCCTGGACCCAGGTGGAGACCGGTTCCGCCATCACCTGGAAATACCCCAGCGTGATCCTGAAGGGAGACCATTCCGTGGGCCAGTTCCACTCGGTGGCGCTCACCAATAACTTCCAGCAGGCCGACACCGGCACGAAGATGATCCATATCGGTAAAAACACCCGGAGCACCATCCTCTCCAAGGCGATCTCGGCGGGGCACGGGCAGAACGCCTACCGGGGCCTGGTCAAGGTGCTGGGACCGGCGGAGAACGCCCGCAACCATACCCGATGCGACTCCCTTCTGATGGGCGACCGGTGCGGCGCGCACACCTTCCCGTACATCGAGGTGAAGAACCAATCCGCAAAGGTGGAGCACGAGGCGTCCACATCGAAAATCGACGAGGACCAGCTTTTCTATTGCAGGCAGCGCGGGATTGCCGAGGAAGAAGCGGTTTCCATGATCGTGAGCGGATTCTGCAGGGAGGTGTTCAAGGAACTGCCCATGGAATTCGCGGTGGAAGCCCGGAAACTGATGGAAGTGAGCCTGGAGGGGTCCGTCGGCTGA
- a CDS encoding Fe-S cluster assembly protein SufD, with protein MTAVPASKESFLAGYDRGRERESVDAPWLRRMREEAFGRFMEKGFPTTREEDWKYTDVAAIGRSLFTPAAAIHPEIREEAIGRLAPGSLDRHLLVFVNGSYSPGLSKLHPLPAGVRIGGLSAALRDDPGRIEPYFARFAGRRGNGFIDLNTALMEDGAFIHLPRGTAIPDPIHLLFVTSAGDQAVMTHPRILVAAEEGARATVVEQYVNLGAGTYLTNAMTEIAAGRNAAITHYKIQEEGPDAYHIAAVRAYQEAGSRFTSHSASFGGVLSRNDVDVALDGEGAECVLDGLYLGDGRRHVDTHMSIDHLKPRGASRVFYGGILNGRARGVFGGKVVVHKDAQKTDARQTNKNLLLSREAEADSRPQMEIYADDVKCSHGATVGQLEEEKIFYLRSRGLDDAFARNLLTYAFASEALDRFEILPIRRGLETKLMAWLPEGQRIKEFHDETGK; from the coding sequence ATGACCGCGGTTCCCGCCTCGAAAGAATCGTTCCTTGCGGGATACGATCGGGGCAGGGAGAGGGAGAGCGTCGACGCGCCCTGGCTGCGCCGGATGCGGGAAGAGGCGTTCGGACGGTTCATGGAAAAGGGATTCCCCACGACCAGGGAGGAAGATTGGAAATATACCGACGTGGCCGCCATCGGGCGGAGCCTCTTCACCCCGGCAGCGGCAATTCATCCGGAAATACGGGAAGAGGCGATCGGACGGCTTGCCCCCGGAAGCCTGGACCGCCATCTGCTGGTTTTCGTAAACGGAAGCTACAGCCCGGGGCTCTCCAAGCTGCACCCATTGCCGGCCGGAGTGCGAATCGGCGGCCTGTCCGCGGCGCTGAGGGATGACCCCGGCCGGATCGAACCGTATTTCGCGCGCTTCGCGGGGCGCCGGGGGAACGGGTTCATCGACTTGAACACCGCGCTGATGGAAGACGGCGCCTTCATCCACCTGCCCCGGGGGACGGCGATTCCCGACCCGATCCATCTCCTTTTCGTGACCTCCGCGGGAGACCAGGCGGTCATGACGCATCCGCGCATCCTGGTCGCGGCCGAGGAGGGAGCGCGAGCGACCGTTGTCGAGCAGTACGTGAACCTTGGCGCCGGGACGTATCTGACCAACGCGATGACGGAGATCGCCGCCGGGCGGAACGCGGCGATCACCCATTACAAGATCCAGGAAGAGGGGCCGGACGCGTACCACATCGCCGCGGTCCGGGCGTACCAGGAGGCGGGCAGCCGCTTCACCTCCCACTCCGCCTCCTTCGGGGGAGTGCTTTCCCGCAACGATGTCGACGTCGCGCTGGACGGAGAGGGGGCGGAGTGCGTCCTCGACGGCCTCTACCTTGGAGACGGGCGCCGGCACGTGGACACCCACATGAGCATCGACCACCTGAAACCGCGCGGCGCCAGCCGCGTATTTTACGGCGGTATCCTGAACGGCCGGGCCCGGGGGGTATTCGGCGGCAAGGTGGTGGTGCACAAGGATGCGCAGAAGACGGATGCCAGGCAAACCAACAAGAACCTGCTGTTATCGCGCGAGGCCGAGGCGGACAGCAGGCCGCAGATGGAAATCTACGCCGACGACGTGAAATGCAGCCACGGGGCGACGGTGGGGCAGCTGGAGGAAGAAAAGATCTTTTATCTGCGCTCCCGCGGCCTGGACGATGCTTTCGCGAGAAACCTGCTCACCTACGCGTTCGCCTCCGAGGCATTGGATCGCTTCGAAATCTTGCCGATCCGTCGTGGGCTCGAGACGAAGTTGATGGCATGGCTGCCGGAGGGGCAAAGGATAAAGGAGTTCCACGATGAAACGGGGAAATGA
- a CDS encoding cysteine sulfinate desulfinase — translation MKRGNELFAVSGDPTPPDMARRRSDFPILKQRVHGKPLVYLDNASTTQKPRSVIEAITRYYETGNANVHRGVHVMSERATQAYEEARSKVARFLHARDDREIIFVRGATEAINLVAQTFGRTRLGSGDEVLITAMEHHSNIVPWQMLREQTGAVMKVAPVTDAGELDLAEYARLLNRRTRLVSVTHVSNALGTVNPVREMIEMAHLRDIPVLVDGAQAAPHMKVDVQSLDCDFYAFSGHKTYGPTGIGVLYGKAALLDAMPPYQGGGDMILQVSFEKTLYNAIPYKFEAGTPDIAGAIGLGVAIEYLEEIGMDAIAAHEHELLAYATEAVRGVPGIRIVGTAREKAGVLSFVLDGAHPHDIGTILDHEGIAIRAGHHCAMPLMERLGLPATARASFGLYNTREEVDALVGAIKKVREMFS, via the coding sequence ATGAAACGGGGAAATGAACTGTTTGCGGTTTCCGGGGATCCCACCCCTCCGGATATGGCGCGACGGAGGTCGGACTTCCCGATCCTGAAGCAAAGAGTCCACGGGAAGCCCCTGGTGTATCTCGATAACGCCTCCACGACCCAGAAGCCCCGGAGCGTCATCGAGGCGATCACGCGCTACTACGAAACCGGCAACGCCAACGTGCACCGCGGCGTCCACGTGATGAGCGAACGCGCCACGCAGGCATACGAAGAGGCCCGCTCGAAGGTCGCCCGCTTTCTCCATGCGCGGGATGACCGGGAAATCATCTTCGTGCGGGGCGCCACGGAGGCGATCAACCTGGTGGCGCAAACCTTCGGGCGGACCCGGCTCGGGTCGGGGGATGAGGTGCTGATCACCGCCATGGAGCACCACTCCAACATCGTTCCCTGGCAGATGCTCCGCGAGCAGACCGGTGCGGTCATGAAGGTGGCGCCGGTCACCGACGCGGGCGAACTCGACCTGGCGGAATATGCCAGGCTGCTCAACCGGAGAACGCGCCTGGTCTCCGTGACGCACGTATCCAACGCGCTCGGCACCGTCAACCCGGTTCGCGAAATGATCGAAATGGCCCACCTCCGGGATATTCCGGTACTGGTGGACGGTGCGCAGGCCGCACCCCACATGAAGGTCGACGTGCAGTCGCTGGACTGCGATTTCTACGCTTTTTCCGGCCACAAGACGTACGGCCCCACGGGGATCGGGGTGCTCTACGGCAAGGCGGCCCTGCTGGACGCCATGCCTCCGTATCAAGGTGGCGGGGATATGATCCTGCAGGTGTCCTTCGAGAAGACCCTCTACAATGCGATCCCTTACAAGTTCGAGGCCGGCACACCCGATATCGCCGGGGCGATCGGCCTTGGTGTCGCCATTGAATATCTGGAAGAGATCGGCATGGACGCCATCGCCGCCCATGAGCACGAACTGCTGGCGTACGCCACGGAGGCCGTCCGGGGGGTGCCCGGCATTCGCATCGTCGGAACCGCCCGGGAAAAGGCCGGGGTTCTTTCCTTTGTGCTGGACGGAGCGCACCCCCACGATATCGGCACCATCCTGGATCATGAGGGCATCGCCATCCGTGCGGGCCACCACTGCGCCATGCCGTTGATGGAACGCCTCGGGCTGCCGGCCACCGCCCGCGCTTCCTTCGGGCTCTACAATACCCGGGAGGAAGTGGATGCGTTGGTGGGGGCGATCAAAAAGGTTCGGGAGATGTTTTCATGA
- a CDS encoding SUF system NifU family Fe-S cluster assembly protein, with product MTTDLRDLYQEVILDHNKRPRNFRAMEDADRQADGHNPLCGDKVTVYVKMEDGILRDVSFVGSGCAISTASASLMTELLKGKTEGEARALFQGFRDMVAGPAPSVHAGLGKLKVLAGVREFPARIKCATLAWHTVKTALEHSGGTASTE from the coding sequence ATGACGACCGATCTTCGCGATCTGTATCAGGAAGTGATCCTCGACCACAACAAGCGTCCCCGGAATTTCCGAGCGATGGAAGATGCCGACCGACAGGCGGACGGCCATAATCCCCTCTGCGGAGACAAGGTTACCGTTTACGTCAAAATGGAGGACGGCATCCTTCGGGACGTGAGTTTCGTGGGCTCCGGGTGCGCCATTTCCACGGCGTCCGCGTCCCTGATGACGGAGCTGCTCAAGGGGAAGACCGAAGGGGAAGCGAGGGCGCTGTTCCAGGGCTTTCGCGACATGGTCGCCGGTCCCGCACCTTCCGTCCATGCCGGCCTGGGCAAGCTGAAGGTCCTCGCGGGAGTGCGGGAATTCCCCGCGCGGATAAAGTGCGCCACTCTTGCCTGGCACACGGTAAAGACCGCGTTGGAGCATTCCGGAGGGACGGCATCGACGGAGTGA